Genomic DNA from Rhodothermales bacterium:
ATTACCCGACGTTCGACTTCACTTGCAGTTTGCTGCGCTCCTAGCAGGATTATTCCTAAGGAGCGCCCCCGTTCTGCGACGTCAAGAAGAATCTCCTTGATCGGACTCGAGCCCTCTCGAGGAGCGTACTTGTTCAGCTCATCGAGCACTACGAACAGTAGGGGCCGGGCTTGACCTGTCCGTTCCTTCTCCTCAAAGGCGCGTTGTAGAGTTACCCCGACGACAAAGCGCTTTGCTCGATCGTGAAGGTTGTGAATATCGATCACGGTTACCTGCGATTGTCGCTCGATACGGTGGTTCTCGGGGTGGGGTATGTCGCCGCGAATGAGATGCCCGATATGCCTTCGCGCTGAATGGAGACGGCGAATGAAGGCATTAATTGTTCCTTGACCGATGGACTGACCGGCCCAAGTCTGCCGGGTATTGTCATCCTCCAGACGCTGATGTATAAACTCAATCAATTGGTCGAAGGTGCGGAATTCGCGGCCATCGATAGATACTCCACCGCCTACCTGGGGATTGGCCCTTTCTCGAAGCTGCGCAGCGACGTTGTGGACTACAATTGTGTACTGCTGACGGTCATCCCCCGCGTCGGCGAAAAGGAAGGGGAGCAACTGGTCTTCACAGAACGCTGATAGCGTCCAAAAGAAGGAACCGATTTCTTTGTCCCGACTGCTGACGTCAGGAGCAGCATCGGGATGTCCGGGCCGAGGTGGCGCCCAAAACTCCACGCTCCCGAAGGCTCCCGGCATCAACCCGATTTCGCTGTACCGGGCCTCCTCATTGGCATCCAGTCTTGAGTTCGGCTGATCAAGGAACAGCAAATCCTCCCCCTTCACATTGAAGAT
This window encodes:
- a CDS encoding ATP-binding protein encodes the protein MTNESTTDIRARVLGTEDASPLSFWVALPKDKYLQLDDVVALERHLPGEAEPVSLYGIVTQVIARHEGARFDSDVYLIEEGVLPAEVTEVAEVLTTRIEPELFVPPRPGEAVRLAVGDDRDQALFFDGMEERLIAGSSRDGQPVFVNLEFLDGRRGAHVNISGVSGVATKTTYATFLLYSLFNDALGAEAMNSKAIIFNVKGEDLLFLDQPNSRLDANEEARYSEIGLMPGAFGSVEFWAPPRPGHPDAAPDVSSRDKEIGSFFWTLSAFCEDQLLPFLFADAGDDRQQYTIVVHNVAAQLRERANPQVGGGVSIDGREFRTFDQLIEFIHQRLEDDNTRQTWAGQSIGQGTINAFIRRLHSARRHIGHLIRGDIPHPENHRIERQSQVTVIDIHNLHDRAKRFVVGVTLQRAFEEKERTGQARPLLFVVLDELNKYAPREGSSPIKEILLDVAERGRSLGIILLGAQQTASEVERRVIANSAIRVVGRLDSAEAQRSEYGFLPPTHRQRATIAKPGTMILSQPELPIPLVIGFPFPAWATRPSEVAPRSPAADSDPFEGLEDA